DNA from Devosia yakushimensis:
AGTTCATGCCGGGCCAATCCTCCATGGTCGCGGCGGCGAGCGCGCCCATCTGCCAGGCGGCGGAGAAGGTGGGGGAGGAATTGGTGATCATATCGGAGCCGTCGCGGCATTTCTCGGCCGCCCGCTGGCGAGCCGGGGCCGGCTGCGCGCGACCGGACAGCGAGGTGAGCGCGACCTGGCAATTGAAGAGGTAACCCAGTTGCGACTGGATCGAGGGGGCAGGGTGGATAGTGTCGGCCAGCATCGCCGTTACGACGGTTCGCTCGCCCCAGCCATCGGCAAAGAAGGGCGGCGCCTCCTGGGAAATGCCCCATAGACCGGCGGCCACCAGCACGGCGCTGATCGTGGCGAACAGCAATGGATTGGTTGCGGCATTCTGATCCAGGTCTCGAACGCGCAACATGGTCGCGATCCTCAGCCCATGCCGCGTTCGACGCCGGCAGGACCTTATCAGTTTATTAATCGATTGGCGGTGAGAGTTATTCGGAATTTTGCTTGAGTCAACACAAATGCAACATGTAAATCGCCGCCTGAATAGTATATTCGTAGCGTTTCTTTTGATCTCTGTTGCGGGTTTTTCTACAATCGCAGTACAGGCTGCCGAACACAGGCCCCCGCTGGGATTGCAGTTGTTTTGCCTCAAGCACAGCGCGCAATGCCAGGCGACCGGGCAAAGCACGGTGGCGGCGACAACCGGCCTCGTGCAATTGGTGCAGGCGGTCAACCGGCAGGTGAACCGGTCGATAACACCGCGCGCGGATGGACGCATCGATACCTGGAACGCCACTGCCAGCGCCGGCGATTGCGAGGACTATGTCCTTGCCAAGCGCGCCGCGCTTATCCAGCAAGGGGTGCCCAGTTCGGCCCTGCGGATCGGCTATACCAAGACGCGGCA
Protein-coding regions in this window:
- a CDS encoding transglutaminase-like cysteine peptidase — encoded protein: MQHVNRRLNSIFVAFLLISVAGFSTIAVQAAEHRPPLGLQLFCLKHSAQCQATGQSTVAATTGLVQLVQAVNRQVNRSITPRADGRIDTWNATASAGDCEDYVLAKRAALIQQGVPSSALRIGYTKTRQGEGHVVLIVRTGAGEFVLDNLSTSVKLLADSGYRIESSSRGGLLDW